From uncultured Fusobacterium sp.:
TTTTTATTTGTTTAAAAATTTTTATTTACATCATATTTTTTTATTAGAAAATTTATGTTAAAATTTAATGTAATTATTTAAAATTTAACAGGAGGAGAAATGTTCAAATATTTTAAACCCTTTATACCTAAAGCTTCAATAGCGGCTCTTTTTAAAATGACTGAAGCTTTTTGTGATCTATCTCTCCCTTTAATTATGGCAAAAATTATAGATATTGGTGTAGCTAATCAAAATATAAATTACATAATTAAAATGGGATTAACTATGGTTGGAATTGCTCTTGGAGGATATCTATCCTCTATTTTGTGCAACTATTTTTCAGTTCATGCTACTCAAAATTTTGGTGCTTCTTTAAGAGATAATGTTTTTACAAAGATACAAAATTTTAACTTTGTACATTTGAATAAATATACTCAAGCATCTTTGATTACTAGAATAACTAAAGATGTTGATCAAATAACAAATATGTTTCTTATGTGTATAAGAATGGTTCTTAGAGGGTTAGTAACAGGAATAGGAGCTGTATTTATGGCTGTTACTATCAATCCTGTTCTCTCTATACTATTTTTAATAATTGTTCCTTCAATAGTAGGAAGTACACTTTATTATATGAAAAAATCTTTTGGAAAATATAGTGAAGTTCAAAAGAAATTAGATAATTTAACACTTGTCCTAAGAGAAAATCTGACTGGGATAAGAGTTATTAGAGCTCTATCTAAAGAAAATATTGAAAAAGAAAAATTTAGATTAAAAAATGATGAGCTGAAAGATAAAACTATTGAAGCGGATAATTTGATGTCAAGTAAATTACCATTTATAACATTAATTATGAATTTAGGGGTTGTAGCTGTTCTTTGGTTTGGTGGAATAAGAGTTAGTTATGGAAAAATGCACCTAGGAGAAGTTGTAGCTTTTATCAACTACTTAAATATGCTTTTATTCTCTATGAATGCACTATCTTTCCTATTTACTCTTTATAGTCGTACAGCAATATCATATAAAAGAGTTAAGGAAATTTTATCTGAAAATATAGAGAATATGTCTCAAGAGGAATTTGAAAAATTAGTAACTGATGATATTATTGAGTTTAAAAATCTTTCTTTTTCATATGATGGAACAGATAAATATATTTTAGAAAATATCAATCTAAAAATAAAAAGAGGAGAAAATATAGGAATTATAGGTGGTATAGGTTCTGGAAAAACAACTTTTATATCTCTTATACCAAAATTTTACGAGGCTACAAAAGGTGAGCTTTTAATTGATGGGGTAAATATCAATAAATATGATGAAAAAGAGCTAAGAGATAAAATTGGAATAGTTTTACAAAAGTCTTTTCTATT
This genomic window contains:
- a CDS encoding ABC transporter ATP-binding protein; the protein is MFKYFKPFIPKASIAALFKMTEAFCDLSLPLIMAKIIDIGVANQNINYIIKMGLTMVGIALGGYLSSILCNYFSVHATQNFGASLRDNVFTKIQNFNFVHLNKYTQASLITRITKDVDQITNMFLMCIRMVLRGLVTGIGAVFMAVTINPVLSILFLIIVPSIVGSTLYYMKKSFGKYSEVQKKLDNLTLVLRENLTGIRVIRALSKENIEKEKFRLKNDELKDKTIEADNLMSSKLPFITLIMNLGVVAVLWFGGIRVSYGKMHLGEVVAFINYLNMLLFSMNALSFLFTLYSRTAISYKRVKEILSENIENMSQEEFEKLVTDDIIEFKNLSFSYDGTDKYILENINLKIKRGENIGIIGGIGSGKTTFISLIPKFYEATKGELLIDGVNINKYDEKELRDKIGIVLQKSFLFSQSIEENIRWGKEDASDEEIKEIAEIVQGKEFIEKLPDQYKTNVTKGGMNFSGGQKQRISIARTLIKQPEILLFDDSFSALDFITEYNLKNKLKTYLKNTTILTISQRVASLMKYDRIIVLDNGKIAGFDTHDNLVKNCEVYREICESQEICIPGGRYCEK